In Macadamia integrifolia cultivar HAES 741 chromosome 5, SCU_Mint_v3, whole genome shotgun sequence, a single window of DNA contains:
- the LOC122077786 gene encoding uncharacterized protein LOC122077786: protein MAPSRWMRPEVYPLLACLTFVTGMCVFQLTRNLLINPEVRINKANRAMAVLENADEGEKYAEHSLRKFVRQRPPQIMPTINEFFIKKD from the exons ATGGCACCAAGCCGTTGGATGAGACCCGAGGTGTATCCTCTCCTTGCTTGCTTGACATTTGTAACAGGCATGTGCGTCTTCCAGCTCACTAGGAACCTTCTCATTAACCCTGAAGTCAG GATCAACAAAGCTAACCGTGCAATGGCAGTGCTTGAGAACGCGGATGAAGGTGAGAAATATGCGGAACACAGTCTCCGCAAGTTCGTACGCCAGCGCCCACCGCAGATTATGCCTACCATCAATGAGTTCTTCATTAAGAAAGACTAA